A part of Desulfovibrio sp. Huiquan2017 genomic DNA contains:
- the truA gene encoding tRNA pseudouridine(38-40) synthase TruA, with protein MTRIRLILAYEGTAFSGWQIQPVARTVQGEVERALATILGSAVRVHGSGRTDAGVHALGQTAHFDCPDGRTGFPWRRSLNAILPRDVRVLDAVEVSGDFHARYGAVSKTYEYRLWHEREFCLPQRRRFVWNCGPVDFARMEAAAAVLLGEHDFAAFQNVGTDVGSTVRTITDISRHPGETGHESVWRFTADGFLKQMVRNLVGCLVACGRGKLDVETVGAILASGDRTSAPATVPPQGLTLIRVEYGDR; from the coding sequence ATGACGCGCATTCGACTGATTTTGGCCTACGAGGGCACGGCCTTTAGCGGCTGGCAGATACAGCCCGTTGCGCGCACTGTGCAGGGCGAGGTGGAGCGGGCCCTGGCGACCATTCTCGGTAGCGCGGTCCGGGTGCACGGTTCGGGCCGTACCGACGCCGGGGTCCACGCCCTGGGGCAGACGGCCCATTTCGATTGCCCGGACGGCCGGACCGGATTCCCTTGGCGGCGCAGCCTGAACGCCATCCTGCCCCGGGACGTGCGCGTGCTCGACGCGGTCGAGGTCTCCGGCGACTTTCACGCCCGGTACGGGGCGGTTTCCAAGACCTACGAATACCGCCTGTGGCACGAGCGGGAGTTCTGCCTGCCCCAGCGCCGCCGCTTCGTCTGGAATTGCGGCCCGGTGGATTTCGCGCGCATGGAGGCGGCCGCCGCCGTCCTCCTGGGCGAACACGATTTCGCCGCGTTTCAGAACGTGGGCACGGATGTGGGGTCCACGGTACGGACCATCACGGATATTTCGCGCCATCCCGGCGAGACCGGGCATGAATCGGTCTGGCGGTTCACGGCGGACGGGTTCCTCAAGCAGATGGTCCGCAATCTGGTGGGGTGTCTGGTGGCCTGCGGACGGGGCAAGCTGGATGTGGAGACGGTCGGGGCCATCCTCGCGTCCGGGGACCGGACCTCGGCGCCGGCCACGGTGCCGCCCCAGGGGCTGACCCTGATCCGGGTGGAGTACGGGGACCGCTAG
- a CDS encoding magnesium transporter MgtE: MTKKTPAKKRKTTKWQRSGSSLTITKVLASLVFLALLKLAVFGLLSVDSLTLKAVGTVLPDVFSGETAAAQDNAAPPTPIADKANSEANRAAKAEAAKDQAAAERRTEADMPSEWKALKKKEEDLAIKERTLKEMEASIKAEAAKVQKLHDEIKSMLDEAKQTKDQRVKQLVDMLSNTKAKKAAEILQSMDEDLAVKVLSGMRGRQAGEILSFVESKKAAKLSEALTKLQIPFEN; encoded by the coding sequence ATGACCAAGAAAACGCCCGCGAAGAAAAGGAAAACGACGAAATGGCAACGATCCGGTTCGAGCCTCACGATCACTAAGGTTCTGGCCAGTCTCGTCTTCCTGGCCCTGTTGAAGCTCGCCGTGTTCGGCCTCCTGAGCGTCGATTCCCTGACGCTCAAGGCCGTGGGGACCGTGTTGCCCGACGTATTTTCCGGCGAAACGGCTGCGGCCCAGGATAATGCCGCACCGCCCACGCCCATTGCGGACAAAGCGAATTCCGAGGCCAACCGCGCGGCCAAGGCCGAGGCGGCCAAGGATCAGGCCGCCGCCGAGAGGCGCACCGAGGCGGACATGCCTTCGGAGTGGAAGGCCCTGAAGAAGAAGGAAGAGGATCTGGCCATCAAGGAACGGACCCTCAAGGAGATGGAGGCATCCATCAAGGCCGAGGCCGCCAAGGTCCAGAAGCTCCACGACGAGATCAAGTCCATGCTCGACGAGGCCAAGCAGACCAAGGATCAGCGGGTCAAGCAGTTGGTGGACATGCTTTCCAACACCAAGGCCAAGAAGGCCGCCGAGATCCTGCAATCCATGGACGAGGACCTGGCAGTCAAGGTTCTGTCCGGCATGCGCGGCAGGCAGGCGGGCGAAATCCTGTCCTTCGTGGAATCCAAAAAGGCGGCCAAGCTCTCCGAGGCCCTGACCAAGTTGCAGATTCCCTTCGAGAACTAG
- the fliJ gene encoding flagellar export protein FliJ: protein MAKPFHFKLDKVLDYREQLEEQAKAALARAKAARDAQAEKLAGLEARLAAHLANQAASSASANDMWLWRQYKDALSQDLSVARVELNGLELKLQRCRTEAVERSKDKKLLEKLKQTQAKRHHDQENAREEKENDEMATIRFEPHDH from the coding sequence ATGGCCAAGCCGTTTCATTTCAAGCTCGACAAGGTGCTCGACTATCGCGAGCAGTTGGAGGAGCAGGCCAAGGCCGCCCTGGCCCGGGCCAAGGCCGCCCGCGACGCCCAGGCCGAGAAACTGGCCGGGCTCGAAGCGCGGCTTGCGGCCCACCTGGCCAACCAGGCCGCTTCGAGCGCGTCGGCCAACGACATGTGGCTGTGGCGGCAGTACAAGGACGCCCTGTCCCAGGACCTGTCCGTCGCCCGGGTGGAGCTGAACGGTTTGGAACTCAAATTGCAAAGATGCCGCACGGAAGCCGTGGAACGGTCCAAGGACAAGAAGCTCCTGGAAAAGCTCAAGCAAACGCAAGCCAAGAGGCATCATGACCAAGAAAACGCCCGCGAAGAAAAGGAAAACGACGAAATGGCAACGATCCGGTTCGAGCCTCACGATCACTAA
- a CDS encoding DNA polymerase IV, with product MQTWILHIDMDAFYASVEQMDNPELRGKPVAVGGTSDRSVVSAASYEVRKYGVRSAMSVVKARKLCPEIILVPGRMGRYKEVSHQVMGVLREFSPTVEQASVDEAYLDGTGLERLFGPIDEVGRRIKERMREVTGLTCSVGVAPVRFLAKIASDMDKPDGLFIVRHEEVAAFLRTLPVGKIPGVGAKLLDVLKRLGVRTCGDILTKPVGYWEGRLGKHGAALYNRARGIDTTPVTPCEAAKSCSAENTFHEDTTDRALLRKWLLVQSERVGEDLRRHGYKGRTVTLKIKYADFSQITRSKSLDARTDNTAVIYGIACALLEQVKLPRAVRLIGVGVSNFGARARQVTLFEEAPRQQESTSELDRAVDEVRRKFGGRAVTRVELLGFKKKPTNSDD from the coding sequence ATGCAGACCTGGATTCTTCATATCGACATGGATGCGTTTTATGCCTCCGTGGAACAGATGGACAACCCGGAGCTTCGAGGCAAGCCGGTGGCCGTGGGCGGGACGTCGGACCGCAGCGTGGTCTCGGCGGCCAGTTACGAGGTGCGCAAGTACGGGGTGCGTTCGGCCATGTCCGTGGTCAAGGCGCGCAAGCTGTGCCCGGAGATCATCTTGGTGCCGGGCCGCATGGGACGCTACAAGGAGGTATCGCACCAGGTCATGGGCGTATTGCGGGAATTTTCGCCCACGGTGGAGCAGGCCAGCGTGGACGAGGCCTACCTGGACGGCACCGGACTGGAGCGGCTGTTCGGGCCCATCGACGAGGTGGGGCGGCGGATCAAGGAGCGCATGCGGGAGGTCACGGGATTGACCTGTTCCGTGGGCGTGGCCCCGGTACGCTTTCTGGCCAAGATCGCCTCGGACATGGATAAGCCGGACGGCCTGTTCATCGTGCGCCACGAGGAGGTGGCGGCGTTCCTGCGCACGCTGCCCGTGGGCAAGATCCCCGGGGTGGGGGCCAAGCTGCTGGATGTCCTGAAGCGGCTCGGCGTGCGGACCTGCGGGGATATCCTGACCAAGCCCGTAGGGTACTGGGAGGGCCGGCTGGGCAAGCATGGCGCGGCATTGTACAACCGGGCCCGCGGCATCGACACCACGCCGGTCACGCCTTGCGAGGCGGCCAAGAGTTGCAGTGCGGAGAATACCTTCCATGAGGATACCACGGACCGCGCCCTGCTCAGGAAGTGGCTCCTGGTCCAGTCGGAGCGGGTGGGCGAGGACCTGCGCCGCCACGGCTATAAGGGGCGCACCGTGACGCTCAAGATCAAGTACGCGGATTTTTCCCAGATCACCCGTTCCAAAAGCCTGGACGCGCGCACGGACAACACGGCGGTCATCTACGGGATCGCCTGTGCCTTGCTCGAACAGGTCAAGCTCCCCCGGGCGGTGCGGCTCATCGGGGTGGGAGTGTCCAACTTCGGAGCCCGCGCCCGGCAGGTGACCCTGTTCGAGGAGGCCCCTCGGCAACAGGAGTCCACCAGCGAACTGGACAGGGCCGTGGACGAGGTCCGGCGCAAGTTCGGCGGCAGGGCCGTGACCCGCGTTGAACTATTGGGATTCAAGAAAAAACCAACGAATTCGGACGATTGA
- a CDS encoding cobyrinate a,c-diamide synthase gives MSAVRAFVIAGTHSGCGKTSISLGLMASLARRGKRVQPFKCGPDFIDPGHHALACAVDGNPVPSHNLDGWMLDEATNLDIFNRYAADSDVAVIEGVMGLFDGISGTGDAGSTAQMAKILGLPVILVVDARSMARSAAALVAGYADFDPEVTLAGVIFNRVGSPAHAELLREAMTLVPDVPVLGCLGRDEDIGTPSRHLGLVTPDQDGPDLARYQRLADWVETGLDPDALLALVPEVEAVPPFEPVPQLPRVTIGLARDNAFCFYYEENLRLLREAGARLVEFSPLEDTRLPEHLDGLYLGGGYPELYAFELGQNTRLRREIKEFCESGRPVYAECGGFMLLMNDIVTGRGRYAMAGVYPVRAEMGDKFRALGYREITAREDTVLGPAGTTARGHEFHYSSIRDHDHDADPDALHPVYTLSGRKGPLDIPEGFVVGKTLGSYVHLHFGSNSAIPRAFVAACLRSGD, from the coding sequence ATGAGCGCGGTCAGGGCATTCGTTATCGCCGGAACGCACAGCGGGTGCGGCAAGACCTCCATCTCCCTCGGACTGATGGCCTCCCTGGCCCGGCGGGGAAAGCGGGTTCAGCCGTTCAAATGCGGGCCGGACTTCATCGACCCCGGCCACCATGCCTTGGCCTGCGCCGTGGACGGCAACCCCGTGCCGAGCCACAATCTGGACGGCTGGATGCTCGACGAGGCCACCAACCTGGACATCTTCAACCGTTACGCGGCAGACAGCGACGTGGCCGTCATCGAGGGCGTCATGGGGCTGTTCGACGGCATCTCCGGCACGGGCGACGCCGGGTCCACGGCCCAGATGGCCAAGATCCTCGGCCTGCCGGTCATTCTGGTGGTGGATGCGCGGTCCATGGCCAGGTCCGCCGCCGCGCTGGTGGCCGGATACGCGGATTTCGATCCCGAGGTGACCCTCGCCGGAGTCATTTTCAATCGTGTGGGCAGCCCGGCCCATGCCGAATTGCTGCGCGAGGCCATGACCTTGGTGCCGGACGTACCCGTGCTCGGCTGTCTCGGCCGCGACGAGGACATAGGCACGCCCTCGCGGCATCTGGGCCTGGTCACTCCGGACCAGGACGGCCCGGACCTGGCCCGCTATCAGCGGTTGGCCGACTGGGTGGAAACCGGCCTGGATCCGGACGCCCTCCTGGCCCTGGTCCCCGAGGTGGAGGCTGTGCCGCCGTTCGAGCCCGTGCCCCAACTCCCCAGAGTGACCATCGGCCTGGCCCGGGATAACGCCTTCTGTTTCTATTACGAGGAAAATCTCCGTCTCCTGCGCGAGGCGGGCGCGCGCCTCGTGGAGTTTTCCCCCCTGGAGGACACCCGCCTGCCCGAACACCTGGACGGCCTGTATCTGGGCGGCGGCTATCCCGAGCTGTATGCCTTTGAACTGGGGCAGAACACCCGCCTGCGCCGCGAGATCAAGGAATTCTGCGAGTCGGGCCGCCCGGTTTATGCCGAATGCGGCGGGTTCATGCTGCTCATGAACGACATCGTCACCGGCCGGGGACGCTATGCCATGGCCGGGGTCTACCCGGTGCGTGCCGAGATGGGCGACAAGTTCCGCGCCTTGGGCTACCGCGAGATTACGGCCCGGGAAGACACCGTGCTCGGCCCGGCCGGGACCACGGCGCGCGGGCACGAATTCCACTACTCCTCCATCCGGGATCATGACCATGACGCCGATCCCGATGCCCTGCATCCTGTCTACACCCTTTCGGGCCGCAAAGGCCCCCTCGACATCCCCGAAGGCTTCGTTGTCGGAAAGACTCTGGGTTCCTACGTCCATCTCCATTTCGGCTCCAATAGCGCGATCCCGCGCGCCTTTGTCGCCGCATGCCTGCGCTCCGGGGACTGA